From a single Porites lutea chromosome 10, jaPorLute2.1, whole genome shotgun sequence genomic region:
- the LOC140949583 gene encoding uncharacterized protein F54H12.2-like, with the protein MSLQLFDVPDVDYRYEASREVEFQPALTGIQPITFSIPGSDDYYDTDSLRFKVKVRLTDPAAGYTGLNAGLLISDANESRHVYCVNNFGHSIFRDITLSMNGVLMTEQSNTYHYRAYLETLLNYNREEGATKLAPQGWVNQLNVANTIGATAVNSDVPTNANWSGNADLRTLTSKLLEQHWHTFLIRPHLPPLKTGKLLVPNVQMDFELFLNPNTVYLLGTPNKGTLVTKKIPAIHPEDIKVTLLMRKVTLNASVYVRLQKERQLGKQIARYPVVRSEIRTFSFDGRTTQWEQDNVFVGRFPDRVMVGLLHSDAFNGNLQRYPFAFEKFGVTQIRQTLNGEEYPYRTLQLTGDQAYEDLLGYDRFLQAMGAYKEDKIPLLLPGDWGQGKNCTLLLFNNVPSGKADDPQYRNPRQSGNVRLIIDIAAAVGHNITVLVWSEYENMYEINHMGGIKYNING; encoded by the coding sequence ATGTCGCTCCAACTGTTTGACGTGCCCGATGTGGATTATCGGTACGAAGCCTCACGGGAGGTGGAGTTTCAACCCGCCTTGACAGGCATCCAACCCATCACGTTCTCCATCCCGGGCTCCGACGATTATTACGATACCGATTCCCTccgattcaaagtcaaagtccgTCTGACCGATCCAGCCGCTGGGTATACAGGCTTGAATGCAGGGCTGCTCATCTCCGATGCCAACGAATCGAGACATGTGTAttgcgtcaacaattttggacACTCCATCTTTCGAGACATCACTCTGAGCATGAATGGGGTCCTCATGACGGAACAGAGCAACACCTACCATTACAGAGCCTACCTAGAAACCCTCCTGAACTACAACCGAGAAGAAGGCGCCACCAAGTTAGCCCCTCAAGGATGGGTTAATCAGCTCAATGTGGCGAATACCATAGGAGCCACCGCTGTCAATTCGGATGTCCCCACCAATGCGAATTGGAGTGGCAATGCAGACTTGAGAACCTTGACCAGCAAATTACTGGAACAACATTGGCACACCTTCCTCATCCGCCCCCATTTGCCACCCCTCAAGACAGGCAAATTATTGGTCCCCAATGTCCAGATGGACTTTGAACTCTTCCTCAACCCCAACACCGTCTACTTGCTAGGTACCCCCAACAAAGGCACCTTGGTGACGAAGAAAATTCCAGCCATTCACCCAGAAGACATTAAAGTCACCTTGCtgatgagaaaagtgaccttgaaTGCCAGCGTCTATGTCagactgcagaaagaaagacagCTGGGCAAACAAATTGCCCGCTACCCCGTGGTGCGGAGCGAAATCCGTACCTTTTCCTTTGATGGACGAACCACCCAATGGGAACAAGACAATGTGTTTGTGGGTCGATTTCCTGACCGAGTGATGGTCGGGTTACTGCATTCGGATGCCTTCAATGGAAACCTACAACGCTAcccctttgcctttgaaaagtttggggtcACCCAGATACGTCAGACCTTGAATGGAGAAGAATACCCTTACAGAACCCTGCAACTGACTGGAGATCAAGCCTATGAAGATCTACTGGGGTACGATCGATTTCTACAAGCCATGGGTGCCTACAAGGAAGACAAGATTCCCCTCCTGCTGCCTGGGGATTGGGGCCAAGGCAAGAACTGCACGTTGTTGCTCTTCAACAATGTGCCCAGTGGAAAAGCCGATGATCCTCAGTATCGCAACCCCCGTCAATCGGGCAATGTGCGACTGATCATTGATATTGCTGCCGCTGTCGGTCACAACATCACCGTGTTGGTCTGGAGCGAGTATGAAAACATGTATGAGATCAATCATATGGGAGGTATAAAGTACAACATCAACGGCTGA